One window from the genome of Brachyhypopomus gauderio isolate BG-103 unplaced genomic scaffold, BGAUD_0.2 sc82, whole genome shotgun sequence encodes:
- the sf3a2 gene encoding splicing factor 3A subunit 2, with amino-acid sequence MDFQHRAGGKTGSGGVASASESNRDRRERLRQLALETIDINKDPYFMKNHLGSYECKLCLTLHNNEGSYLAHTQGKKHQTNLARRAAKEAKEAPAQPAPEKVKVEVKKFVKIGRPGYKVTKQRDPETGQQSLLFQIDYPEIAEGIGPRHRFMSAYEQRIEPPDRRWQYLLLAAEPYETIAFKVPSREIDKSESRFWTHWNRETKQFFLQFHFKMEKIISQPSQMPPAGIKRPPPLMTGLGPRPPSDAMPPPPPGGMPGMPPPPPSGPAPPQMPHAPGLPPPGALPPHLRPPLPVDGPGGIPPPPNN; translated from the exons ATGGATTTCCAACACAGAGCCGGTGGCAAGACCGGCAGCGGTGGAGTTGCTTCGGCCTCGGAGAGCAACCGAGACCGCAGGGAGCGACTGCGGCAACTCGCTCTGGAAACGATAGACATCAATAAGGACCCATACTTTATGAAAAATCATTTGGgttcatatgagtgcaagctgTGTCTGACACTTCATAATAATGAG gGGAGTTaccttgcacacacacagggaaagaAACACCAGACTAATTT AGCAAGAAGAGCAGCTAAAGAAGCCAAAGAGGCCCCTGCCCAACCAGCCCCTGAGAAGGTAAAAGTGGAGGTGAAGAAGTTTGTTAAGATTGGGAGACCAGGATACAAAG TTACAAAGCAGAGGGATCCAGAAACTGGCCAACAGAGTCTGCTTTTCCAG attgATTACCCTGAGATTGCAGAGGGCATAGGGCCCCGGCATCGGTTCATGTCTGCATACGAACAGCGAATCGAACCTCCCGACCGCCGCTGGCAGTATTTGCTCTTGGCAGCAGAACCCTATGAGACCATCGCATTTAAG GTTCCAAGCAGAGAGATAGACAAATCAGAAAGTCGTTTCTGGACACACTGGAACAGGGAAACGAAGCAA TTTTTCCTGCAGTTCCACTTCAAGATGGAAAAGATTATTTCTCAACCCAGCCAGATGCCCCCTGCTGGAATAAAACGCCCCCCTCCTCTCATGACTGGCCTTGGGCCTCGTCCGCCCAGTGACGCAATGCCTCCCCCACCCCCTGGGGGTATGCCGGGCATGCCCCCGCCACCCCCGAGTGGCCCCGCACCTCCACAAATGCCCCATGCACCTGGCTTGCCTCCTCCCGGTGCTCTCCCTCCACACCTGCGACCACCACTGCCTGTTGATGGACCAGGAGGGATCCCTCCTCCTCCAAACAACTGA
- the plekhj1 gene encoding pleckstrin homology domain-containing family J member 1: MRFNEKELVFLSRQPSERAAELGMKGPKKGDVMKRRLVKLIVNFLFYFRTDEEEPVGALLLEQCRVEREDDLVFSIVFLDEAERKYLFECDSKEQCVEWIEAIVKASYEFMRKNLIFYRSEIHRLTGKDPLEQYGISDETRFQASSGLPPLPPPPT, translated from the exons ATGCGCTTTAATGAGAAAGAGCTGGTGTTCCTGAGCCGCCAGCCGTCGGAGAGGGCGGCCGAGCTCGGAATGAAAGGACCCAAAAAAGGCGACG TTATGAAGAGGCGACTGGTGAAGCTGATAGTGAATTTCTTGTTTTACTTTCGTACAGACGAAGAGGAG CCAGTCGGGGCGTTGCTTTTGGAGCAGTGTCGAGTTGAGAGGGAGGATGATCTAGTCTTCTCCATCG TCTTTCTAGATGAAGCTGAGAGAAAGTACCTGTTTGAATGTGACTCAAAGGAACAGTGCGTGGAATGGATTGAAGCAATCGTCAAAGCCAG CTATGAGTTCATGAGGAAGAACCTGATCTTCTATCGTTCTGAGATCCATCGACTGACTGGAAAG GACCCACTTGAGCAGTATGGGATTTCAGATGAGACCCGTTTTCAGGCCAGTAGTGGACTcccacctctcccccctcccccaacctaA
- the tpgs1 gene encoding tubulin polyglutamylase complex subunit 1, which yields MAEKRRSGVGASDAKLGKAESDHEFLAQAGVSALLRNALLKLVEARSEDPIGFLAEHFGNLALETENGTAERGDGRQPDTTHEQRLSRALWHLNLAHHSQRAAFNNNISVAYDLLTQNGSGRQVLGGVPGHLYTETLRCLCSDSGLSMSAAAPLLRRLRCHDYEAVPFELFRQGALTCAVFADYVRKSRCLYAAVASSPEQSADRALCRAVLAALRGALEASHGPDAARYLEASAMISPGELARAMAGAGAVAGQQAGPTMDAREFEDEAAALFVARVRVVS from the exons ATGGCGGAAAAGAGGAGGTCCGGGGTGGGCGCGTCCGACGCAAAACTCGGTAAAGCCGAGAGCGATCACGAGTTCCTCGCGCAGGCCGGTGTCAGCGCATTGCTGCGAAATGCGTTGCTGAAACTGGTGGAGGCTCGGTCGGAGGACCCGATAGGTTTCCTCGCCGAGCACTTCGGTAACCTAGCCTTGGAGACGGAGAACGGCACCGCGGAGCGAGGCGACGGGCGGCAGCCCGATACGACGCACGAGCAGCGGCTGAGCAGGGCGCTGTGGCACCTGAACCTGGCCCACCATTCACAACG GGCTGCATTCAACAACAACATCAGCGTGGCCTACGACCTTCTCACCCAGAACGGTTCTGGTCGACAGGTGTTGGGCGGCGTTCCGGGTCACCTGTACACGGAGACCCTGCGGTGCCTGTGCAGTGACAGCGGCCTGTCCATGTCCGCCGCCGCGCCCCTCCTGCGGCGCCTCCGCTGCCACGACTACGAGGCCGTGCCCTTCGAGCTCTTCCGCCAGGGGGCGCTGACGTGCGCCGTGTTCGCCGACTATGTGCGCAAGTCCCGGTGCCTGTACGCGGCCGTGGCGAGCAGCCCGGAGCAGAGCGCGGACAGGGCGCTGTGCCGCGCGGTGCTGGCCGCCCTCCGGGGGGCGCTGGAGGCCTCGCACGGGCCCGACGCCGCCCGGTACCTGGAGGCCAGTGCCATGATCTCGCCCGGCGAGCTGGCGCGCGCGATGGCCGGGGCGGGGGCCGTGGCGGGGCAGCAGGCGGGGCCCACGATGGACGCGCGGGAGTTTGAGGATGAGGCCGCCGCCCTCTTCGTAGCCCGGGTCCGAGTGGTGAGCTGA
- the LOC143493134 gene encoding inositol-3-phosphate synthase 1-A-like isoform X1, with product MPEKIRINSPNVRYTDQYIESHYTYHTAAVSADGDTYTVTPNTTELTFRTGRSVPTLGVMLVGWGGNNGSTVTAAVLANKLGLTWRTKTGVKTANYYGSLLLASTVSLGSGPKGEVFVPFRDLLPMVHPNDIVFDGWDVSSMDLGHAMERAQVLDWSLQEKLRPHMSHLRPRPSIYIPEFIAANQEQRADNVLTGTKAEQVEQIRRDIRDFKEKSGVEKVIVLWTANTERFCDVVPGANDTAENLLTTIQAGGEVSPSTLFAVASIMEGCAYINGAPQNTFVPGAVELATQQRVFIGGDDFKSGQTKLKSVLVDFLVSAGIKPTSIVSYNHLGNNDGMNLSAPQQFRSKEISKSNVVDDMVLSNPVLYRPGEKPDHCVVIKYVPYVGDSKRAMDEYTSEIMMGGTNTIALHNTCEDSLLASPIILDLVILTELCQRITFCTRGDPEFHSFHSVLSLLSYLCKAPLMPQGAPVVNAFFRQRACIENIMRACLGLPPQSHMQLEHKTKTNITLGSDNQVQNAVPTKRYVDLSSGYLCTQCNGAEEHENMKIKSFA from the exons ATGCCTGAGAAAATTCGTATCAATAGCCCGAACGTGCGCTACACGGATCAATATATCGAGTCCCACTACACCTATCACACCGCAGCGGTGTCCGCTGATGGGGACACATATACG GTGACACCCAATACAACCGAGTTGACGTTCCGCACCGGGAGAAGTGTACCCACGCTGGGGGTGATGCTCGTGGGTTGGGGCGGAAACAACGGCAGTACTGTCACGGCTGCTGTGTTAGCCAATAAACTCGGCCTTACTTGGAGAACCAAGACTGGTGTTAAG ACTGCTAATTACTATGGTTCTTTGCTGTTGGCTTCTACTGTGTCTCTGGGCTCAGGACCAAAGGGAGAAGTCTTTGTCCCCTTCAGAGATCTGCTGCCAATGGTGCATCCTAATGACATCGTATTTGATG GCTGGGACGTTTCCTCCATGGACCTCGGCCATGCTATGGAACGAGCTCAGGTTCTGGACTGGAGTCTCCAGGAGAAGCTTCGTCCACACATGAGCCATCTAAGACCGAGGCCCTCCATCTATATCCCAGAGTTCATTGCTGCCAACCAGGAGCAAAGGGCTGACAACGTGCTGACAGGCACCAAAGCAGAGCAG GTGGAGCAGATCCGTAGAGACATCCGTGACTTCAAGGAGAAGAGCGGAGTTGAGAAGGTCATCGTGCTTTGGACGGCAAACACGGAGAGATTCTGCGATGTTGTTCCAGGTGCCAACGACACTGCCGAGAACCTCCTCACCACCATCCAG GCTGGGGGAGAGGTATCACCGTCCACGCTGTTCGCGGTCGCAAGCATCATGGAGGGCTGTGCTTACATCAACGGCGCCCCTCAGAACACCTTTGTGCCTGGTGCCGTAGAGTTGGCCACTCAGCAGAGAGTCTTTATAGGGGGAGACGACTTTAAGTCAGGCCAGACAAAACTGAAGTCCGTCCTGGTGGATTTCCTAGTCAGCGCCGGTATTAAG CCGACTTCCATAGTGAGCTACAATCACCTGGGAAATAACGACGGCATGAACCTGTCCGCGCCCCAGCAGTTCCGCTCTAAGGAGATCTCCAAGAGCAACGTGGTGGATGACATGGTGCTGTCCAACCCGGTGCTGTACAGGCCCGGGGAGAAACCTGACCACTGT GTGGTGATTAAATATGTTCCCTACGTGGGTGACAGCAAGCGTGCTATGGATGAGTACACCTCGGAGATTATGATGGGCGGTACCAACACCATTGCTCTGCACAATACCTGTGAG GACTCCCTGCTGGCCAGCCCGATCATCCTGGACCTGGTCATCCTCACTGAGCTGTGTCAGAGGATCACGTTCTGCACACGTGGGGACCCGGAGTTCCACTCCTTCCATAGCGTTCTGTCCCTGCTCAGCTACCTGTGCAAGGCGCCCCTCATGCCACAGGGGGCGCCAGTGGTCAACGCCTTCTTCCGCCAACGGGCCTGCATCGAAAACATCATGAG AGCGTGCCTCGGCCTTCCCCCTCAGAGTCACATGCAGCTGGAGCACAAAACGAAGACAAACATCACGCTCGGCTCTGACAACCAAGTCCAAAACGCGGTGCCCACAAAGAGATACGTTGACCTTTCCAGCGGGTACCTCTGTACTCAGTGTAACGGTGCTGAAGAGCACGAGAACATGAAGATTAAATCATTTGCATGA
- the LOC143493134 gene encoding inositol-3-phosphate synthase 1-A-like isoform X2, protein MVHPNDIVFDGWDVSSMDLGHAMERAQVLDWSLQEKLRPHMSHLRPRPSIYIPEFIAANQEQRADNVLTGTKAEQVEQIRRDIRDFKEKSGVEKVIVLWTANTERFCDVVPGANDTAENLLTTIQAGGEVSPSTLFAVASIMEGCAYINGAPQNTFVPGAVELATQQRVFIGGDDFKSGQTKLKSVLVDFLVSAGIKPTSIVSYNHLGNNDGMNLSAPQQFRSKEISKSNVVDDMVLSNPVLYRPGEKPDHCVVIKYVPYVGDSKRAMDEYTSEIMMGGTNTIALHNTCEDSLLASPIILDLVILTELCQRITFCTRGDPEFHSFHSVLSLLSYLCKAPLMPQGAPVVNAFFRQRACIENIMRACLGLPPQSHMQLEHKTKTNITLGSDNQVQNAVPTKRYVDLSSGYLCTQCNGAEEHENMKIKSFA, encoded by the exons ATGGTGCATCCTAATGACATCGTATTTGATG GCTGGGACGTTTCCTCCATGGACCTCGGCCATGCTATGGAACGAGCTCAGGTTCTGGACTGGAGTCTCCAGGAGAAGCTTCGTCCACACATGAGCCATCTAAGACCGAGGCCCTCCATCTATATCCCAGAGTTCATTGCTGCCAACCAGGAGCAAAGGGCTGACAACGTGCTGACAGGCACCAAAGCAGAGCAG GTGGAGCAGATCCGTAGAGACATCCGTGACTTCAAGGAGAAGAGCGGAGTTGAGAAGGTCATCGTGCTTTGGACGGCAAACACGGAGAGATTCTGCGATGTTGTTCCAGGTGCCAACGACACTGCCGAGAACCTCCTCACCACCATCCAG GCTGGGGGAGAGGTATCACCGTCCACGCTGTTCGCGGTCGCAAGCATCATGGAGGGCTGTGCTTACATCAACGGCGCCCCTCAGAACACCTTTGTGCCTGGTGCCGTAGAGTTGGCCACTCAGCAGAGAGTCTTTATAGGGGGAGACGACTTTAAGTCAGGCCAGACAAAACTGAAGTCCGTCCTGGTGGATTTCCTAGTCAGCGCCGGTATTAAG CCGACTTCCATAGTGAGCTACAATCACCTGGGAAATAACGACGGCATGAACCTGTCCGCGCCCCAGCAGTTCCGCTCTAAGGAGATCTCCAAGAGCAACGTGGTGGATGACATGGTGCTGTCCAACCCGGTGCTGTACAGGCCCGGGGAGAAACCTGACCACTGT GTGGTGATTAAATATGTTCCCTACGTGGGTGACAGCAAGCGTGCTATGGATGAGTACACCTCGGAGATTATGATGGGCGGTACCAACACCATTGCTCTGCACAATACCTGTGAG GACTCCCTGCTGGCCAGCCCGATCATCCTGGACCTGGTCATCCTCACTGAGCTGTGTCAGAGGATCACGTTCTGCACACGTGGGGACCCGGAGTTCCACTCCTTCCATAGCGTTCTGTCCCTGCTCAGCTACCTGTGCAAGGCGCCCCTCATGCCACAGGGGGCGCCAGTGGTCAACGCCTTCTTCCGCCAACGGGCCTGCATCGAAAACATCATGAG AGCGTGCCTCGGCCTTCCCCCTCAGAGTCACATGCAGCTGGAGCACAAAACGAAGACAAACATCACGCTCGGCTCTGACAACCAAGTCCAAAACGCGGTGCCCACAAAGAGATACGTTGACCTTTCCAGCGGGTACCTCTGTACTCAGTGTAACGGTGCTGAAGAGCACGAGAACATGAAGATTAAATCATTTGCATGA
- the LOC143493135 gene encoding ankyrin repeat domain-containing protein 34C, producing MAEPQEYLTDGSPLITAARLGKLRLVRLLVEGGAQVNERNQRGETPLLATCRALKGNQSGSTMLRLIRFLLQNRADPNVQDKSGRTALMYACMERAGPDVAAALISAGADPSVEDYGSVSALVYAINAREQDTVQVLLDACRAKGRDIIIIATDLSPDGAPGTHRFLDVPPSPNTSPVSCMSPSDIELKTSSPGFEGENVFDFRATGKRGSLARTATPLPQEAEPSNRQRLRSEPWLAIRNLAHLSRTYEEGVSQGTTVEEEKAGSSCSERPTQGPVTWGSGPRPPAEPIKPNRSGARCRSPAGLPTPAGLDHLHVRRNTLPVLTAEPCFLQLPALSFNLSTSDTHLHGPPSTIILPPVPASKTLQNSSGSVGCLSLAPPAAPREFNAIKKWKAQEQLSLKPQVNVTGFLPPLPINVTINASSGEPSSALRAEDAQRHSPEGAKTKKQPPHHSGQLGQMRTYSTSYRGEAQDT from the coding sequence ATGGCTGAGCCTCAGGAGTACCTGACAGACGGCAGCCCCCTTATCACAGCCGCCCGGCTGGGGAAACTCCGTCTGGTCCGCCTGCTGGTAGAGGGGGGCGCCCAGGTCAACGAGCGGAACCAGCGTGGTGAGACGCCCCTGCTGGCCACGTGCCGGGCTCTGAAGGGCAACCAGTCAGGCAGCACCATGCTGAGGCTCATCCGCTTCCTCCTCCAGAACCGGGCCGACCCGAACGTGCAGGACAAATCGGGCCGCACCGCCCTCATGTACGCCTGCATGGAGCGGGCGGGACCGGATGTGGCCGCCGCCCTGATCTCCGCCGGCGCCGACCCCAGCGTGGAGGACTACGGCAGCGTGTCTGCCCTCGTCTACGCCATCAACGCCCGGGAGCAGGACACCGTCCAGGTGCTCCTGGACGCATGCAGGGCCAAGGGTCgcgacatcatcatcatcgccaCGGACCTGAGCCCGGATGGCGCGCCCGGGACCCACCGCTTCCTCGACGTGCCGCCGTCGCCAAACACCTCGCCCGTCTCCTGCATGTCGCCCTCCGACATCGAGCTGAAGACGAGCTCGCCCGGCTTCGAGGGGGAGAACGTCTTTGACTTCAGGGCCACGGGGAAGAGGGGGAGCCTCGCCAGGACGGCCACGCCTCTGCCTCAGGAGGCGGAGCCCTCGAACCGGCAGCGGCTGCGCTCTGAGCCCTGGTTGGCCATCCGCAACTTGGCTCACCTCAGCCGCACCTATGAGGAGGGCGTCAGCCAGGGAACCACAGTCGAAGAAGAGAAGGCGGGTAGTAGTTGCAGCGAGCGCCCCACGCAGGGGCCAGTGACCTGGGGCAGTGGGCCACGCCCCCCGGCCGAACCCATCAAACCGAACCGCAGCGGAGCGCGGTGTAGAAGCCCCGCGGGCCTGCCTACACCCGCCGGCCTGGACCACCTGCACGTCCGACGAAACACTCTGCCTGTACTCACCGCAGAGCCATGCTTCCTTCAGCTGCCCGCACTCTCCTTCAACCTGTCCACCTCAGACACTCACCTGCATGGCCCACCCAGCACCATAATACTGCCGCCAGTTCCTGCCAGCAAaactctccagaattcttccgGTAGCGTTGGCTGCCTCTctctggcgccccctgctgccccACGTGAATTTAACGCCATTAAAAAATGGAAGGCCCAGGAGCAACTGAGTTTAAAGCCACAGGTTAATGTCACCGGCTTCCTGCCACCTCTTCCCATTAACGTTACTATAAACGCGTCCTCTGGAGAGCCAAGTTCTGCTCTGAGGGCAGAAGACGCCCAACGACACAGTCCAGAGGGTGCAAAGACAAAAAAACAGCCACCACACCACTCTGGTCAGCTAGGACAGATGAGGACATACTCTACATCCTACAGAGGCGAAGCGCAAgacacatga
- the LOC143493201 gene encoding uncharacterized protein LOC143493201 isoform X2 gives MAPTGVLQTQITAILNVLTKAAVAEISQLIEEDSVVLHLEIKRREDELEGLKKRLQLTEKELKKVQAKVVADADRCSIGVQVEMLDTAKQPQPPSAHASESGRQRVRDEEDFSGLEFEMKIEQVEELVDQELNLPRADYRMADPNTSSERKADQRDTHLWTSVEDDATNDFGVPDGCIILEQYDQLPTEECIAPMLKDPPNAQSDITGKHADSFRPAPVRMERPMHYEGGTLRKDTEYGQLGDARNHLTSQRPHAQSSSHPTSDASGKQRHSFGAVPRPHAHVPSGCHAAPPPPPLPSLLALRGRVPMAHIGSKPFRCEECGKGFTQRTRLITHKRIHTGEKPYHCQLCGKMFSRQDNCLRHVRLHSGQRW, from the exons ATGGCACCCACGGGTGTGTTGCAGACGCAGATCACTGctattttaaatgtattgaCGAAAGCTGCGGTGGCTGAAATTAGCCAGCTGATTGAGGAAGACAGTGTCGTTTTACACCTCGAGATAAAGCGGAGAGAAGATGAGCTGGAAGGACTGAAGAAACGTTTACAGCTGACTGAAAAAGAACTTAAGAAAGTACAAGCTAAAGTGGTAGCGGATGCTGACAGATGTTCAATCGGTGTTCAGGTCGAAATGTTGGATACAG CTAAACAGCCACAGCCCCCCTCTGCTCATGCATCCGAGTCCGGCAGACAGCGGGTGCGCGATGAAGAAGACTTCAGTGGCCTCGAGTTTGAAATGAAGATTGAGCAGGTCGAAGAGCTTGTGGATCAGGAACTGAACCTGCCAAGGGCGGATTACAGGATGGCGGATCCAAACACTAGCTCTGAACGCAAAGCAGATCAAAGAGACACTCATCTGTGGACCTCCGTTGAAGACGACGCAACGAATGATTTTGGTGTGCCTGATGGCTGTATTATACTAGAGCAGTATGATCAGCTTCCCACAGAGGAATGTATAGCACCCATGTTAAAGGATCCCCCAAACGCACAAAGTGACATTACCGGTAAACACGCAGACTCCTTTCGACCGGCGCCTGTTCGAATGGAGAGACCGATGCACTATGAGGGTGGCACGTTGCGAAAAGACACCGAATACGGGCAGCTAGGAGACGCCCGGAATCATTTGACATCACAAAGGCCACATGCTCAGAGCTCCTCCCACCCGACGTCCGATGCCAGCGGGAAGCAGAGACACTCGTTTGGTGCCGTCCCGCGTCCTCACGCGCACGTGCCCTCTGGCTGCCATGCAGCGCCCCCACCACCACCGCTCCCCTCCCTGCTGGCTTTGCGAGGCAGGGTCCCGATGGCCCACATAGGCTCAAAGCCCTTCCGATGCGAGGAGTGCGGGAAGGGCTTTACCCAGAGGACGCGCCTGATAACGCACAAGCGTATCCACACGGGTGAAAAGCCGTACCATTGCCAGCTGTGCGGGAAGATGTTCTCCAGACAGGACAACTGTCTCAGGCATGTGCGTCTCCACAGCGGACAGAGATGGTAA
- the LOC143493201 gene encoding uncharacterized protein LOC143493201 isoform X1, which produces MAPTGVLQTQITAILNVLTKAAVAEISQLIEEDSVVLHLEIKRREDELEGLKKRLQLTEKELKKVQAKVVADADRCSIGVQVEMLDTDLIAYGEEPPPGNHVEIFHRSLVRDLKEEKPQTSHKMVTSSHPIAKQPQPPSAHASESGRQRVRDEEDFSGLEFEMKIEQVEELVDQELNLPRADYRMADPNTSSERKADQRDTHLWTSVEDDATNDFGVPDGCIILEQYDQLPTEECIAPMLKDPPNAQSDITGKHADSFRPAPVRMERPMHYEGGTLRKDTEYGQLGDARNHLTSQRPHAQSSSHPTSDASGKQRHSFGAVPRPHAHVPSGCHAAPPPPPLPSLLALRGRVPMAHIGSKPFRCEECGKGFTQRTRLITHKRIHTGEKPYHCQLCGKMFSRQDNCLRHVRLHSGQRW; this is translated from the exons ATGGCACCCACGGGTGTGTTGCAGACGCAGATCACTGctattttaaatgtattgaCGAAAGCTGCGGTGGCTGAAATTAGCCAGCTGATTGAGGAAGACAGTGTCGTTTTACACCTCGAGATAAAGCGGAGAGAAGATGAGCTGGAAGGACTGAAGAAACGTTTACAGCTGACTGAAAAAGAACTTAAGAAAGTACAAGCTAAAGTGGTAGCGGATGCTGACAGATGTTCAATCGGTGTTCAGGTCGAAATGTTGGATACAG ATTTGATCGCATATGGAGAAGAACCACCTCCTGGGAACCATGTCGAAATATTTCATAGGAGTTTAGTTAGAGATCTCAAAGAGGAGAAACCTCAGACGTCTCACAAAATGGTTACGTCTTCACATCCCATAGCTAAACAGCCACAGCCCCCCTCTGCTCATGCATCCGAGTCCGGCAGACAGCGGGTGCGCGATGAAGAAGACTTCAGTGGCCTCGAGTTTGAAATGAAGATTGAGCAGGTCGAAGAGCTTGTGGATCAGGAACTGAACCTGCCAAGGGCGGATTACAGGATGGCGGATCCAAACACTAGCTCTGAACGCAAAGCAGATCAAAGAGACACTCATCTGTGGACCTCCGTTGAAGACGACGCAACGAATGATTTTGGTGTGCCTGATGGCTGTATTATACTAGAGCAGTATGATCAGCTTCCCACAGAGGAATGTATAGCACCCATGTTAAAGGATCCCCCAAACGCACAAAGTGACATTACCGGTAAACACGCAGACTCCTTTCGACCGGCGCCTGTTCGAATGGAGAGACCGATGCACTATGAGGGTGGCACGTTGCGAAAAGACACCGAATACGGGCAGCTAGGAGACGCCCGGAATCATTTGACATCACAAAGGCCACATGCTCAGAGCTCCTCCCACCCGACGTCCGATGCCAGCGGGAAGCAGAGACACTCGTTTGGTGCCGTCCCGCGTCCTCACGCGCACGTGCCCTCTGGCTGCCATGCAGCGCCCCCACCACCACCGCTCCCCTCCCTGCTGGCTTTGCGAGGCAGGGTCCCGATGGCCCACATAGGCTCAAAGCCCTTCCGATGCGAGGAGTGCGGGAAGGGCTTTACCCAGAGGACGCGCCTGATAACGCACAAGCGTATCCACACGGGTGAAAAGCCGTACCATTGCCAGCTGTGCGGGAAGATGTTCTCCAGACAGGACAACTGTCTCAGGCATGTGCGTCTCCACAGCGGACAGAGATGGTAA